The nucleotide sequence CGCTGCCTACATCCTTGGCAAGAAGCGTCCCGATCTCAagatcgccatcatcgaggcttctgtttctcctggtggtggtgcttggcttggtggaCAGCTCTTCTCCGCCATGATCATGCGCAAGCCTGCTGATGCTTTCCTCCGCGAGGTCGGTGTTCCTTATGAAGATGAGGGTAACTACGTTGTTGTCAAGCACGCTGCCCTCTTCACCTCTACCATCATGTCCAAGGTTCTTCAGATGCCcaacatcaagctcttcaatGCCACTTGTGTTGAGGATCTCATCACCCGACCTTCCGAGGAAGGCATCCGCATCGCTGGTGTTGTCACCAACTGGACTCTTGTTTCCATGCATCACGATGACCAGTCTTGCATGGACCCCAACACTATCAACGCTCCTTTGATTATCTCCACCACCGGCCACGACGGCCCCATGGGAGCTTTCTGTGTCAAGCGCCTTGTCAGCATGCAGCgcattgagaagcttggtggTATGCGTGGTCTTGACATGAACCTCGCTGAGGATGCCATTGTCAAGGGAACCCGCGAGATTGTTCCTGGTCTTATTGTTGGTGGAATGGAGCTTTCTGAGGTTGACGGTGCCAACCGCATGGGTGAGTTTGATATGTCCATTTTGCTACGTACTTCGTCTAACGTACATTAGGCCCTACCTTCGGTGCCATGGCTCTCAGTGGTCTGAAGGCTGCCGAGGAAgctctcaagatcttcgacaCTCGCAAGAAGCAGAACGATCTGTAAGCGAGACCATCTAAGAAGGTCACTGCTGGGAAAGGGAACGTGTGAATTCAGGATCCTGAACCTCGTCTCTCATTCGAGGCATCGAACCTTGTCATTCATTTAGCCTGAGCGACTCAAGTTTGGAAATCATGAACCCAAAGCCGGATGTCCCTCGAAAGAGAAGCCAAGTAAAGCAATACTAAATTGAACAATTGTCTGCTATGTCATTAATCTCGCTGTCGTGATATCATAATTTCGCCCACTTGTAATATCGTCACTTCTtatcctccaccacctctgCCACCTCTGTAATGTCCTTGGCCTCATTCTCCCTCGTAGGAGGGAACTTCATCCCTCTGTTCTTATCATTCGGATGTGCACTCGGTCCCCAGCCTCCAAGGCCGTCGGCCATGGCAACTCCTCCAAGTCCAGAAATCGGCCCAGCTGTTGCGCTACCCGCGAGTTGATTCTTTCCGACGCCGGGTTGAGTATCAGCCCAAGTGCCGAGCTCATCACGAGTCTTGCCCGTATACTTTAGTATATCTTCATCGCTGAGTGGTACACTCTTTTTGCCGGCTTGGAAGCGCTCATACAgcgtcttcttgtccttggcctcttcgGAGGGatttgatgaggaagacgacgaatTGCCCATGTTGGTATTGTTGATAAAGAGGCTTCTGATTttggttgagatgatgttcttTGCAGTAAAGATGACTGGAGTAGTGAAGATGGCCACTTCTTGGCAGGTGAGCTTCTAGAACATCCGTATTTATAGAATTTGCTGGGGCGAATGGTCGTCGGAAGCTGAATGCCTAGCGTCACGAGGCACACAGCGTATTCATACAAACAGGGCGATTGATTGACACCCTCAGCCCCCGCAGATCCCTACTTGCCATGTCGTATTCCCGATCTGGTTTCCGAATATCTATTGGGCGTACAAGACCAAGGCAGAGTATTGCCGTCCAGTTATCCTATCATAATTCAGCAAAGCTTCGCCTCGATCTTTCATCCTTCATCTTATCTAGCCGCAAGACAGGTGCCAATGAACACCGGCACACTCTAGTCGAGTCAATGGGACTCAAGACTGTACCAAGTGATGAAAGTGTTAGGGGGTGTAAAGAATCCTTAACTAAAAGGCTCTTGAATGACTTTGTTCTCGCATCTGGTTGCAAAGTCTCTAGTTTTCCTCCCCTGTGACCCCTCAACATTGCAACGCTTACAGGAGCAACTGTTTCACGGGAGGATTTCTGATCATTTGCAATTTGGCACTGAATACACCTAGATTATGTCTGAAATGCCTTATGATATCAATTCCTGCCGAATTAGTCTCATCGGCCAGTAACATTTCCCTAAGTACTGAGATCTCATACACATGAGATTCTACTTGAGATACTCCTTCTTACCAACCCTCTCACAAACCTCCTTCAACACATCACCCAGCCACTCATAATCCCCAATCTCTAAGTAAACCTGAGCACTGGTCCTGATCCAAAACCTTCCCCCATGCAGAAACAGCGCCACAAACGTCTTGTAATCGTCAATAAGCGTATTCAGAATCCACTGGAACGCCGTCTGTGTCTCCTCCGCTGAGATGGCAACCTCACCCTCCTTACCCTCCACAGTCCAAACAGGCAACGCAATGTTAGCCATGCCGCAATTTCGCAATGTGCCGGTGCTGTTCTCCATATATGTCGTGCCCAGCTTCTCAGCTACTAGTTCGCTGCCTTTCTTGTTCAAGTCCCAGATATACTCCAAGATGGCATCTTCTCCGCCG is from Fusarium musae strain F31 chromosome 4, whole genome shotgun sequence and encodes:
- the STI35 gene encoding Thiamine thiazole synthase (EggNog:ENOG41); the protein is MAPPAAVSPPSRSAELATSTKLPVMSKNINTKTVEEMLGQWDDFKFAPIRESQVSRAMTRRYFQDLDNYAESDIVIIGAGSCGLSAAYILGKKRPDLKIAIIEASVSPGGGAWLGGQLFSAMIMRKPADAFLREVGVPYEDEGNYVVVKHAALFTSTIMSKVLQMPNIKLFNATCVEDLITRPSEEGIRIAGVVTNWTLVSMHHDDQSCMDPNTINAPLIISTTGHDGPMGAFCVKRLVSMQRIEKLGGMRGLDMNLAEDAIVKGTREIVPGLIVGGMELSEVDGANRMGPTFGAMALSGLKAAEEALKIFDTRKKQNDL
- a CDS encoding hypothetical protein (EggNog:ENOG41) yields the protein MGNSSSSSSNPSEEAKDKKTLYERFQAGKKSVPLSDEDILKYTGKTRDELGTWADTQPGVGKNQLAGSATAGPISGLGGVAMADGLGGWGPSAHPNDKNRGMKFPPTRENEAKDITEVAEVVEDKK